A genomic segment from Peromyscus maniculatus bairdii isolate BWxNUB_F1_BW_parent chromosome 11, HU_Pman_BW_mat_3.1, whole genome shotgun sequence encodes:
- the Apobec4 gene encoding putative C->U-editing enzyme APOBEC-4 has translation MEPLYEEYLTYGGTIVKPYYWLSFSLDCINCPYHIRTGEEARVPYTEFQQIFGFPWSTYPQTKHLTFYELRSSSGNLIQKGHASNCTGNQRHPESMLFESNGYLDSAISHNSTIRHIILYSNHSPCNEDNHCCINKMYNFLMTYPGVTLNVFFSQLYHTENQFPTSAWNREALRNLAGLWPQVTLSPISGDIWHSILENFVSGVWGSTVLRPFIAGRIMADRYNAYEINSITGVKPYFIDVLQRQRKENQNIKVWAAFENHPLNNADPGQPNLSQDPRTPVVFLLVPHKDLPPIQGAQNAQKPRNVVRHLNMPPLSSLEAKDLRNPRLGRPVEEAEATNRAGSSKEANEKNKKKWKK, from the coding sequence ATGGAGCCACTGTATGAGGAGTACCTAACATACGGTGGAACAATCGTCAAACCTTATTACTGGCTGAGCTTCTCTCTAGACTGCATCAACTGCCCTTACCACATTCGGACAGGAGAAGAAGCAAGAGTACCCTACACAGAATTTCAGCAGATTTTTGGATTCCCATGGTCAACATACCCTCAAACAAAACACCTCACATTTTATGAGCTGAGAAGTTCCTCTGGGAACCTGATACAAAAGGGCCACGCTAGCAACTGCACCGGGAATCAGAGGCACCCAGAGTCAATGCTCTTCGAGAGTAATGGTTACCTTGACTCAGCCATCTCTCATAACAGCACCATTAGACACATCATTCTGTATTCCAACCACTCCCCTTGTAATGAGGATAACCACTGCTGCATCAACAAAATGTACAACTTCCTGATGACGTATCCGGGGGTCACTCTTAATGTGTTCTTTTCTCAGCTCTATCATACTGAGAACCAATTTCCTACCTCAGCATGGAACCGTGAGGCTCTTCGGAACTTGGCTGGCTTATGGCCCCAGGTCACTTTGAGTCCGATAAGTGGTGATATTTGGCATTCTATTCTCGAAAATTTTGTTAGTGGTGTCTGGGGATCAACTGTTCTGCGGCCCTTTATAGCTGGGAGGATAATGGCTGACAGGTACAATGCTTATGAAATAAACTCCATAACAGGAGTGAAGCCTTATTTTATCGATGTTCTTCAGAGACAGCGCAAAGAGAATCAGAACATAAAAGTTTGGGCAGCTTTTGAAAACCACCCCTTAAACAATGCTGATCCTGGACAACCCAACCTGAGTCAGGACCCCAGAACTCCTGTGGTTTTCCTCCTGGTGCCTCACAAAGATCTCCCACCAATCCAGGGGGCTCAAAACGCCCAGAAACCCAGGAACGTGGTAAGGCACCTGAATATGCCTCCACTGTCATCACTTGAGGCCAAAGACCTCAGAAACCCTCGCTTGGGCAGACCAGTGGAGGAGGCGGAAGCCACAAACCGGGCTGGAAGCAGCAAGGAGgcaaatgaaaagaacaaaaagaaatggaagaaataa